The following proteins come from a genomic window of Musa acuminata AAA Group cultivar baxijiao chromosome BXJ1-7, Cavendish_Baxijiao_AAA, whole genome shotgun sequence:
- the LOC135678248 gene encoding BTB/POZ domain-containing protein At3g19850-like isoform X1 → MQELCDLKVQINGQHIFLLHRRILCSFSGRLKKMVKQEKRRSHAKGSGLKIMEFPGGPYGFELVARFCYNNGSIVISPSNICLLHCSAILLEMTEKVSTCNLLRQTEGFLDGLLHWTWNDILTALKSCEVFFSAADSCGLLQKLVSSLVAKMSANSEQPILSATPFPSSSSSSSSPDTYGFRCSSFTKTPEPMKPCSNSDWWFDDLTVFAPNTIEKIMKTLGAYGTDNRNLVLTRFLLHYLKTAVRKPCSSGGSGNLGYCKEEYGGLSDTAVHGVVLMQRTAFSCRGLFWVLRVVSDLGISKECRHKLERPIGLMLDQATLDDLLVSGHDGAAYDVNLVLRLVRTFISTEEDGVDMQRMKKVGRLIDKYLGEISPDQSLQISKFLEVAESLPDSARDCFDGIYRALEIYLESHPTLSTEERTRLCRCLNYEKLTLEACKDLAKNRRIPPGVAVQALASQQSEMQIRSFMAEASQTPRRVERTTATAAEGVSPELLDEEQQLRLNLQRMQCRVKELEKVCKNMKGQMAKMAKGKSTSHGSRGMPRLC, encoded by the exons ATGCAGGAACTCTGTGATCTCAAGGTTCAGATCAATGGGCAGCACATCTTCCTCCTCCATCGG AGGATCCTCTGTTCGTTCTCAGGTAGATTGAAGAAGATggtgaagcaggagaagaggagaaGCCACGCGAAGGGCTCAGGACTCAAGATAATGGAGTTCCCAGGAGGCCCATATGGCTTTGAGCTGGTGGCGAGGTTCTGCTACAACAATGGTAGCATTGTCATTAGCCCATCCAACATCTGCCTCCTCCACTGCTCCGCCATTCTTCTCGAAATGACGGAAAAGGTGTCTACCTGCAACCTCTTGAGGCAGACAGAGGGCTTCTTGGATGGGCTGTTGCACTGGACATGGAATGACATCCTGACGGCCTTGAAGAGTTGCGAGGTCTTCTTCTCAGCTGCAGACTCCTGCGGCCTGCTGCAAAAGCTCGTCTCCTCTCTCGTAGCAAAGATGTCAGCCAATTCAGAACAGCCGATCCTATCCGCAACACCATTTCcttcctcttcgtcttcttcctcctcgcctGACACCTATGGTTTCAGGTGCTCCTCATTTACCAAGACACCTGAGCCCATGAAGCCTTGCTCCAATTCCGATTGGTGGTTCGATGACCTCACCGTCTTCGCTCCGAACACCATAGAAAAGATCATGAAGACTCTTGGAGCTTACGGTACTGATAACAGGAACCTCGTCCTCACCAGGTTTCTTCTGCATTACCTCAAGACAGCCGTTCGAAAGCCATGCTCAAGTGGGGGAAGCGGCAATCTCGGTTACTGTAAGGAAGAGTACGGCGGCCTTTCAGACACCGCAGTTCACGGAGTGGTACTGATGCAAAGAACGGCCTTTTCTTGCCGGGGGCTTTTCTGGGTGCTGAGGGTGGTCTCAGACCTGGGTATCAGCAAGGAATGCAGACATAAGCTGGAGAGGCCAATCGGGCTGATGCTTGACCAGGCCACACTGGATGATCTCCTGGTGTCAGGCCATGATGGTGCTGCATACGATGTGAATCTGGTGCTGAGGTTGGTCAGAACGTTTATAAGCACCGAGGAGGATGGTGTCGACATgcagaggatgaagaaggttggGAGATTGATCGACAAGTACCTAGGAGAGATCTCCCCTGACCAGAGCTTGCAGATATCAAAGTTCTTGGAGGTAGCCGAGAGCCTACCAGATTCAGCCAGAGACTGCTTTGACGGGATCTACAGAGCCTTAGAGATCTATCTTGAG TCACACCCAACACTATCCACCGAGGAGAGAACGAGGCTGTGTCGATGCCTCAACTACGAGAAGCTCACTCTCGAGGCCTGCAAAGACCTCGCCAAGAACAGGAGGATTCCGCCGGGAGTCGCAGTGCAAGCGCTGGCCTCGCAGCAATCCGAGATGCAGATCCGAAGCTTCATGGCGGAGGCATCGCAGACGCCAAGGAGAGTCGAGCGCACCACCGCGACGGCCGCTGAGGGGGTCTCTCCGGAGTTGTTGGACGAGGAGCAGCAGCTCAGGCTCAACCTGCAAAGAATGCAGTGCAGGGTGAAGGAACTGGAGAAGGTGTGCAAGAACATGAAGGGTCAAATGGCGAAGATGGCGAAGGGCAAGTCCACGAGCCATGGCAGCAGAGGAATGCCAAGGCTCTGTTGA
- the LOC135678248 gene encoding BTB/POZ domain-containing protein At3g19850-like isoform X2 produces the protein MVKQEKRRSHAKGSGLKIMEFPGGPYGFELVARFCYNNGSIVISPSNICLLHCSAILLEMTEKVSTCNLLRQTEGFLDGLLHWTWNDILTALKSCEVFFSAADSCGLLQKLVSSLVAKMSANSEQPILSATPFPSSSSSSSSPDTYGFRCSSFTKTPEPMKPCSNSDWWFDDLTVFAPNTIEKIMKTLGAYGTDNRNLVLTRFLLHYLKTAVRKPCSSGGSGNLGYCKEEYGGLSDTAVHGVVLMQRTAFSCRGLFWVLRVVSDLGISKECRHKLERPIGLMLDQATLDDLLVSGHDGAAYDVNLVLRLVRTFISTEEDGVDMQRMKKVGRLIDKYLGEISPDQSLQISKFLEVAESLPDSARDCFDGIYRALEIYLESHPTLSTEERTRLCRCLNYEKLTLEACKDLAKNRRIPPGVAVQALASQQSEMQIRSFMAEASQTPRRVERTTATAAEGVSPELLDEEQQLRLNLQRMQCRVKELEKVCKNMKGQMAKMAKGKSTSHGSRGMPRLC, from the exons ATggtgaagcaggagaagaggagaaGCCACGCGAAGGGCTCAGGACTCAAGATAATGGAGTTCCCAGGAGGCCCATATGGCTTTGAGCTGGTGGCGAGGTTCTGCTACAACAATGGTAGCATTGTCATTAGCCCATCCAACATCTGCCTCCTCCACTGCTCCGCCATTCTTCTCGAAATGACGGAAAAGGTGTCTACCTGCAACCTCTTGAGGCAGACAGAGGGCTTCTTGGATGGGCTGTTGCACTGGACATGGAATGACATCCTGACGGCCTTGAAGAGTTGCGAGGTCTTCTTCTCAGCTGCAGACTCCTGCGGCCTGCTGCAAAAGCTCGTCTCCTCTCTCGTAGCAAAGATGTCAGCCAATTCAGAACAGCCGATCCTATCCGCAACACCATTTCcttcctcttcgtcttcttcctcctcgcctGACACCTATGGTTTCAGGTGCTCCTCATTTACCAAGACACCTGAGCCCATGAAGCCTTGCTCCAATTCCGATTGGTGGTTCGATGACCTCACCGTCTTCGCTCCGAACACCATAGAAAAGATCATGAAGACTCTTGGAGCTTACGGTACTGATAACAGGAACCTCGTCCTCACCAGGTTTCTTCTGCATTACCTCAAGACAGCCGTTCGAAAGCCATGCTCAAGTGGGGGAAGCGGCAATCTCGGTTACTGTAAGGAAGAGTACGGCGGCCTTTCAGACACCGCAGTTCACGGAGTGGTACTGATGCAAAGAACGGCCTTTTCTTGCCGGGGGCTTTTCTGGGTGCTGAGGGTGGTCTCAGACCTGGGTATCAGCAAGGAATGCAGACATAAGCTGGAGAGGCCAATCGGGCTGATGCTTGACCAGGCCACACTGGATGATCTCCTGGTGTCAGGCCATGATGGTGCTGCATACGATGTGAATCTGGTGCTGAGGTTGGTCAGAACGTTTATAAGCACCGAGGAGGATGGTGTCGACATgcagaggatgaagaaggttggGAGATTGATCGACAAGTACCTAGGAGAGATCTCCCCTGACCAGAGCTTGCAGATATCAAAGTTCTTGGAGGTAGCCGAGAGCCTACCAGATTCAGCCAGAGACTGCTTTGACGGGATCTACAGAGCCTTAGAGATCTATCTTGAG TCACACCCAACACTATCCACCGAGGAGAGAACGAGGCTGTGTCGATGCCTCAACTACGAGAAGCTCACTCTCGAGGCCTGCAAAGACCTCGCCAAGAACAGGAGGATTCCGCCGGGAGTCGCAGTGCAAGCGCTGGCCTCGCAGCAATCCGAGATGCAGATCCGAAGCTTCATGGCGGAGGCATCGCAGACGCCAAGGAGAGTCGAGCGCACCACCGCGACGGCCGCTGAGGGGGTCTCTCCGGAGTTGTTGGACGAGGAGCAGCAGCTCAGGCTCAACCTGCAAAGAATGCAGTGCAGGGTGAAGGAACTGGAGAAGGTGTGCAAGAACATGAAGGGTCAAATGGCGAAGATGGCGAAGGGCAAGTCCACGAGCCATGGCAGCAGAGGAATGCCAAGGCTCTGTTGA